The Epinephelus lanceolatus isolate andai-2023 chromosome 11, ASM4190304v1, whole genome shotgun sequence genome window below encodes:
- the srrt gene encoding serrate RNA effector molecule homolog isoform X2, producing MGDSDDEYDRRRRDKFRRERSDYDRSREREDRRRDDWNDREWDRGRERRSRGEYRDYDRGRRERFTPPRHDMSPQQKRMRRDWDDHGGDPYRGGYDLGYGGGGGPSFGPPQHWGHPDLHLMQPHHGIPIQARLGNIHDMDLGPPPPIMKSFKEFLLSLDDSVDETEAVKRYNEYKIDFRRQQMQDFFLAHKDEEWFRSKYHPDEASRLKAEAHGALRNRLNVFVFLMENNWFDNVSLDIEQTPAIIKVLDAAVIKMEGGTDHDLRILDLPSEEEEEREKSASVSGGPEPPKREDLKTLDGDRKPSVEKDKNDKEESDSASTERAAATEGEDVKDEAEKEAAKEGTPEPKKPRRKRKRSGDSDDEGSASESDSDSDSDSNSNCSDKPVKKEEVEDKDEEEEEEGEEEKPKENAGEENTEEKKPKDDSPRPRPLHRTCSLFMRSIAPTISKAEIIALCRRYPGFLRVCLSDPHPERRFFRRCWVTFDRSVNIKEVCWNLQNIRLRDCELAPGVNRDLARRVRNINGITQHKQVLRNDIKLAAKLIHALDDKGDLWSSKSQEETTELPAQNPILKNITDYLIEEVSAEEEELLGSGSGMDPEENTKEGNPAETTVERDDKLAKVLDRLILYLRIVHSIDYYNTCEYPSEDEMPNRCGMIHVRGPIPPNRITHGEVQQWQKMMEEKLSPLFSLKEILSEEEARKMGRKDPEEEVEKFVNANTQELGKDKWLCPLSGKKFKGPEFVRKHILNKHGDKIEEVKKEVVFFNNFLMDAKRPSLPEMKLPPLPGPGLLSPTMPFPPQGPQGPMAFGQPRPPLMGYGGGPPYPPNQYGGGRGNYDNFRGQGGYLGKPRNLRMSRGDPRNIIEYRDLDAPDDMDFF from the exons ATGGGAGACAGTGATGATGAGTACGATCGCAGGAGGAGGGACAAATTCAGACGGGAGAGAAGTGACTATGACCGttcaagagagagagaagacagacgcAGAGATGACTGGAATGACAG AGAGTGGGACAGGGGCAGGGAACGGCGTAGCCGAGGAGAGTATCGGGATTATGACAGAGGTCGTAGGGAGAGATTCACCCCGCCCAGGCATGATATGAGTCCTCAGCAAAAGCGCATGAGAAGAGACTG GGATGACCATGGTGGAGATCCTTACCGTGGGGGATACGACTTGGGTtatggtggtggaggagggcCCAGCTTTGGCCCACCGCAGCATTGGGGCCATCCTGATCTGCACCTCATGCAGCCTCATCATGGCATCCCCATTCAGGCGAG GCTCGGTAACATCCATGACATGGATTTAGGTCCACCCCCTCCCATAATGAAGAGCTTTAAGGAGTTCCTGTTGTCCTTGGATGATTCTGTGGATGAGACCGAGGCagtcaagcgctacaatgagtACAAGATCGACTTCCGTCGGCAGCAGATGCAGGACTTCTTTTTGGCTCATAAAGATGAAGAGTG GTTCAGGTCCAAGTATCACCCAGATGAGGCCAGCCGACTAAAGGCAGAGGCCCATGGTGCCCTGCGCAACCGTCTGAATGTCTTTGTGTTCCTGATGGAAAACAACTGGTTTGATAATGTCTCACTGGACATTGAACAGACACCAGCCATCATCAAGGTTCTGGATGCAG CTGTGataaagatggagggagggacggATCATGATCTTCGCATCTTGGACCTGCCatctgaagaggaggaagaaagggaGAAGTCGGCATCTGTTTCAGGGGGCCCTGAACCTCCGAAGAGAGAAGACCTCAAAACTTTGGACGGAGACCGCAAACCGTCAGTagagaaagacaaaaatgaTAAG GAGGAGAGTGACTCTGCCAGCACAGAAAGAGCTGCTGCAACAGAAGGGGAGGATGTGAAAGATGAGGCAGAGAAAGAAGCTGCCAAAGAAGGAACGCCTGAACCCAAGAAA CCGAGAAGAAAGAGGAAGCGCAGCGGAGACAGCGATGATGAAGGCAGCGCCTCAGAGAGCGACAGCGATTCAGACTCTGACTCAAATTCCAACTGCTCTGACAAACCTGTGAAGAAGGAAGAGGTAGAAGAcaaagatgaggaagaggaagaggagggtgaaG AGGAGAAACCAAAGGAGAATGCTGGAGAGGAGAACACAGAAGAGAAGAAACCCAAAGATGACTCTCCCAGACCGCGTCCTCTCCACAGAACCTGCTCTCTGTTCATGAGGAGCATCGCCCCGACCATTTCCAAAGCTGAGATTATTGCT cttTGCCGGCGATACCCTGGCTTTCTGCGTGTTTGCTTGTCTGACCCCCATCCAGAGCGCAG GTTTTTTAGACGTTGCTGGGTGACTTTTGACCGTAGCGTCAACATCAAAGAGGTTTGCTGGAACCTTCAGAATATTCGT CTGCGAGACTGTGAACTGGCTCCAGGGGTAAATAGGGACCTGGCCCGGAGGGTGCGTAATATTAATGGCATCACTCAGCATAAGCAGGTGCTCCGCAACGACATCAAGCTGGCTGCCAAGCTCATTCATGCCTTGGATGATAAAGGAGACCTGTGGAGCAGCAAGTCCCAGGAAGAGACTACAGAG TTGCCGGCGCAGAACCCCATCTTGAAGAATATCACAGATTACCTGATAGAGGAGGTGagtgctgaggaggaggagctccTGGGCTCCGGGAGTGGGATGGATCCTGAGGAGAACACTAAGGAAGGAAACCCTGCAGAGACGACTGTGGAGAGGGATGACAAACTAGCCAAG GTTTTGGATCGTCTGATCTTGTATCTGCGTATCGTGCATTCAATCGACTACTACAACACCTGTGAATACCCCAGTGAGGATGAGATGCCCAATCGCTGTGGCATGATCCACGTTCGTGGACCCATCCCTCCGAACCGCATCACACATGGAGAAG TGCAACAATGGCAGaagatgatggaggagaagctgagTCCTTTGTTTAGCTTAAAAGAAATCCTGTCTGAGGAGGAGGCGAGGAAAATGGGTCGCAAGGATCCcgaggaggaggtggaaaagTTTGTAAATGCCAACACTCAAGAGCTGGGGAAGGACAAATGGCTCTGCCCACTGAGTGGCAAGAAATTCAAG GGCCCAGAGTTTGTGCGGAAGCACATCCTGAACAAACACGGGGACAAAATTGAAGAAGTGAAAAAGGAAGTAGTGTTCTTTAACAATTTTCTGATGGATGCCAAGAGACCGTCGCTTCCAGAGATGAaacttcctcctcttccaggCCCAG GTTTGCTGTCCCCCACCATGCCATTTCCTCCTCAAGGTCCTCAGGGTCCAATGGCCTTTGGACAGCCTCGTCCACCACTGATGGGCTACGGTG GTGGACCTCCTTACCCTCCCAACCAATatggaggaggcagaggcaaCTACGACAACTTCCGCGGACAAGGTGGCTACCTGGGAAAGCCACGCAACCTCAG AATGTCACGCGGCGATCCACGCAACATCATCGAATACCGTGACCTGGATGCACCAGATGATATGGACTTCTTTTAG
- the srrt gene encoding serrate RNA effector molecule homolog isoform X1 codes for MGDSDDEYDRRRRDKFRRERSDYDRSREREDRRRDDWNDREWDRGRERRSRGEYRDYDRGRRERFTPPRHDMSPQQKRMRRDWDDHGGDPYRGGYDLGYGGGGGPSFGPPQHWGHPDLHLMQPHHGIPIQARLGNIHDMDLGPPPPIMKSFKEFLLSLDDSVDETEAVKRYNEYKIDFRRQQMQDFFLAHKDEEWFRSKYHPDEASRLKAEAHGALRNRLNVFVFLMENNWFDNVSLDIEQTPAIIKVLDAAVIKMEGGTDHDLRILDLPSEEEEEREKSASVSGGPEPPKREDLKTLDGDRKPSVEKDKNDKEESDSASTERAAATEGEDVKDEAEKEAAKEGTPEPKKPRRKRKRSGDSDDEGSASESDSDSDSDSNSNCSDKPVKKEEVEDKDEEEEEEGEEEKPKENAGEENTEEKKPKDDSPRPRPLHRTCSLFMRSIAPTISKAEIIALCRRYPGFLRVCLSDPHPERRFFRRCWVTFDRSVNIKEVCWNLQNIRLRDCELAPGVNRDLARRVRNINGITQHKQVLRNDIKLAAKLIHALDDKGDLWSSKSQEETTELPAQNPILKNITDYLIEEVSAEEEELLGSGSGMDPEENTKEGNPAETTVERDDKLAKVLDRLILYLRIVHSIDYYNTCEYPSEDEMPNRCGMIHVRGPIPPNRITHGEVQQWQKMMEEKLSPLFSLKEILSEEEARKMGRKDPEEEVEKFVNANTQELGKDKWLCPLSGKKFKGPEFVRKHILNKHGDKIEEVKKEVVFFNNFLMDAKRPSLPEMKLPPLPGPGLLSPTMPFPPQGPQGPMAFGQPRPPLMGYGAGGPPYPPNQYGGGRGNYDNFRGQGGYLGKPRNLRMSRGDPRNIIEYRDLDAPDDMDFF; via the exons ATGGGAGACAGTGATGATGAGTACGATCGCAGGAGGAGGGACAAATTCAGACGGGAGAGAAGTGACTATGACCGttcaagagagagagaagacagacgcAGAGATGACTGGAATGACAG AGAGTGGGACAGGGGCAGGGAACGGCGTAGCCGAGGAGAGTATCGGGATTATGACAGAGGTCGTAGGGAGAGATTCACCCCGCCCAGGCATGATATGAGTCCTCAGCAAAAGCGCATGAGAAGAGACTG GGATGACCATGGTGGAGATCCTTACCGTGGGGGATACGACTTGGGTtatggtggtggaggagggcCCAGCTTTGGCCCACCGCAGCATTGGGGCCATCCTGATCTGCACCTCATGCAGCCTCATCATGGCATCCCCATTCAGGCGAG GCTCGGTAACATCCATGACATGGATTTAGGTCCACCCCCTCCCATAATGAAGAGCTTTAAGGAGTTCCTGTTGTCCTTGGATGATTCTGTGGATGAGACCGAGGCagtcaagcgctacaatgagtACAAGATCGACTTCCGTCGGCAGCAGATGCAGGACTTCTTTTTGGCTCATAAAGATGAAGAGTG GTTCAGGTCCAAGTATCACCCAGATGAGGCCAGCCGACTAAAGGCAGAGGCCCATGGTGCCCTGCGCAACCGTCTGAATGTCTTTGTGTTCCTGATGGAAAACAACTGGTTTGATAATGTCTCACTGGACATTGAACAGACACCAGCCATCATCAAGGTTCTGGATGCAG CTGTGataaagatggagggagggacggATCATGATCTTCGCATCTTGGACCTGCCatctgaagaggaggaagaaagggaGAAGTCGGCATCTGTTTCAGGGGGCCCTGAACCTCCGAAGAGAGAAGACCTCAAAACTTTGGACGGAGACCGCAAACCGTCAGTagagaaagacaaaaatgaTAAG GAGGAGAGTGACTCTGCCAGCACAGAAAGAGCTGCTGCAACAGAAGGGGAGGATGTGAAAGATGAGGCAGAGAAAGAAGCTGCCAAAGAAGGAACGCCTGAACCCAAGAAA CCGAGAAGAAAGAGGAAGCGCAGCGGAGACAGCGATGATGAAGGCAGCGCCTCAGAGAGCGACAGCGATTCAGACTCTGACTCAAATTCCAACTGCTCTGACAAACCTGTGAAGAAGGAAGAGGTAGAAGAcaaagatgaggaagaggaagaggagggtgaaG AGGAGAAACCAAAGGAGAATGCTGGAGAGGAGAACACAGAAGAGAAGAAACCCAAAGATGACTCTCCCAGACCGCGTCCTCTCCACAGAACCTGCTCTCTGTTCATGAGGAGCATCGCCCCGACCATTTCCAAAGCTGAGATTATTGCT cttTGCCGGCGATACCCTGGCTTTCTGCGTGTTTGCTTGTCTGACCCCCATCCAGAGCGCAG GTTTTTTAGACGTTGCTGGGTGACTTTTGACCGTAGCGTCAACATCAAAGAGGTTTGCTGGAACCTTCAGAATATTCGT CTGCGAGACTGTGAACTGGCTCCAGGGGTAAATAGGGACCTGGCCCGGAGGGTGCGTAATATTAATGGCATCACTCAGCATAAGCAGGTGCTCCGCAACGACATCAAGCTGGCTGCCAAGCTCATTCATGCCTTGGATGATAAAGGAGACCTGTGGAGCAGCAAGTCCCAGGAAGAGACTACAGAG TTGCCGGCGCAGAACCCCATCTTGAAGAATATCACAGATTACCTGATAGAGGAGGTGagtgctgaggaggaggagctccTGGGCTCCGGGAGTGGGATGGATCCTGAGGAGAACACTAAGGAAGGAAACCCTGCAGAGACGACTGTGGAGAGGGATGACAAACTAGCCAAG GTTTTGGATCGTCTGATCTTGTATCTGCGTATCGTGCATTCAATCGACTACTACAACACCTGTGAATACCCCAGTGAGGATGAGATGCCCAATCGCTGTGGCATGATCCACGTTCGTGGACCCATCCCTCCGAACCGCATCACACATGGAGAAG TGCAACAATGGCAGaagatgatggaggagaagctgagTCCTTTGTTTAGCTTAAAAGAAATCCTGTCTGAGGAGGAGGCGAGGAAAATGGGTCGCAAGGATCCcgaggaggaggtggaaaagTTTGTAAATGCCAACACTCAAGAGCTGGGGAAGGACAAATGGCTCTGCCCACTGAGTGGCAAGAAATTCAAG GGCCCAGAGTTTGTGCGGAAGCACATCCTGAACAAACACGGGGACAAAATTGAAGAAGTGAAAAAGGAAGTAGTGTTCTTTAACAATTTTCTGATGGATGCCAAGAGACCGTCGCTTCCAGAGATGAaacttcctcctcttccaggCCCAG GTTTGCTGTCCCCCACCATGCCATTTCCTCCTCAAGGTCCTCAGGGTCCAATGGCCTTTGGACAGCCTCGTCCACCACTGATGGGCTACGGTG CAGGTGGACCTCCTTACCCTCCCAACCAATatggaggaggcagaggcaaCTACGACAACTTCCGCGGACAAGGTGGCTACCTGGGAAAGCCACGCAACCTCAG AATGTCACGCGGCGATCCACGCAACATCATCGAATACCGTGACCTGGATGCACCAGATGATATGGACTTCTTTTAG
- the srrt gene encoding serrate RNA effector molecule homolog isoform X3, whose amino-acid sequence MGDSDDEYDRRRRDKFRRERSDYDRSREREDRRRDDWNDREWDRGRERRSRGEYRDYDRGRRERFTPPRHDMSPQQKRMRRDWDDHGGDPYRGGYDLGYGGGGGPSFGPPQHWGHPDLHLMQPHHGIPIQARLGNIHDMDLGPPPPIMKSFKEFLLSLDDSVDETEAVKRYNEYKIDFRRQQMQDFFLAHKDEEWFRSKYHPDEASRLKAEAHGALRNRLNVFVFLMENNWFDNVSLDIEQTPAIIKVLDAAVIKMEGGTDHDLRILDLPSEEEEEREKSASVSGGPEPPKREDLKTLDGDRKPSVEKDKNDKEESDSASTERAAATEGEDVKDEAEKEAAKEGTPEPKKPRRKRKRSGDSDDEGSASESDSDSDSDSNSNCSDKPVKKEEVEDKDEEEEEEGEEEKPKENAGEENTEEKKPKDDSPRPRPLHRTCSLFMRSIAPTISKAEIIALCRRYPGFLRVCLSDPHPERRFFRRCWVTFDRSVNIKEVCWNLQNIRLRDCELAPGVNRDLARRVRNINGITQHKQVLRNDIKLAAKLIHALDDKGDLWSSKSQEETTELPAQNPILKNITDYLIEEVSAEEEELLGSGSGMDPEENTKEGNPAETTVERDDKLAKVLDRLILYLRIVHSIDYYNTCEYPSEDEMPNRCGMIHVRGPIPPNRITHGEVQQWQKMMEEKLSPLFSLKEILSEEEARKMGRKDPEEEVEKFVNANTQELGKDKWLCPLSGKKFKGPEFVRKHILNKHGDKIEEVKKEVVFFNNFLMDAKRPSLPEMKLPPLPGPGLLSPTMPFPPQGPQGPMAFGQPRPPLMGYGAGGPPYPPNQYGGGRGNYDNFRGQGGYLGKPRNLR is encoded by the exons ATGGGAGACAGTGATGATGAGTACGATCGCAGGAGGAGGGACAAATTCAGACGGGAGAGAAGTGACTATGACCGttcaagagagagagaagacagacgcAGAGATGACTGGAATGACAG AGAGTGGGACAGGGGCAGGGAACGGCGTAGCCGAGGAGAGTATCGGGATTATGACAGAGGTCGTAGGGAGAGATTCACCCCGCCCAGGCATGATATGAGTCCTCAGCAAAAGCGCATGAGAAGAGACTG GGATGACCATGGTGGAGATCCTTACCGTGGGGGATACGACTTGGGTtatggtggtggaggagggcCCAGCTTTGGCCCACCGCAGCATTGGGGCCATCCTGATCTGCACCTCATGCAGCCTCATCATGGCATCCCCATTCAGGCGAG GCTCGGTAACATCCATGACATGGATTTAGGTCCACCCCCTCCCATAATGAAGAGCTTTAAGGAGTTCCTGTTGTCCTTGGATGATTCTGTGGATGAGACCGAGGCagtcaagcgctacaatgagtACAAGATCGACTTCCGTCGGCAGCAGATGCAGGACTTCTTTTTGGCTCATAAAGATGAAGAGTG GTTCAGGTCCAAGTATCACCCAGATGAGGCCAGCCGACTAAAGGCAGAGGCCCATGGTGCCCTGCGCAACCGTCTGAATGTCTTTGTGTTCCTGATGGAAAACAACTGGTTTGATAATGTCTCACTGGACATTGAACAGACACCAGCCATCATCAAGGTTCTGGATGCAG CTGTGataaagatggagggagggacggATCATGATCTTCGCATCTTGGACCTGCCatctgaagaggaggaagaaagggaGAAGTCGGCATCTGTTTCAGGGGGCCCTGAACCTCCGAAGAGAGAAGACCTCAAAACTTTGGACGGAGACCGCAAACCGTCAGTagagaaagacaaaaatgaTAAG GAGGAGAGTGACTCTGCCAGCACAGAAAGAGCTGCTGCAACAGAAGGGGAGGATGTGAAAGATGAGGCAGAGAAAGAAGCTGCCAAAGAAGGAACGCCTGAACCCAAGAAA CCGAGAAGAAAGAGGAAGCGCAGCGGAGACAGCGATGATGAAGGCAGCGCCTCAGAGAGCGACAGCGATTCAGACTCTGACTCAAATTCCAACTGCTCTGACAAACCTGTGAAGAAGGAAGAGGTAGAAGAcaaagatgaggaagaggaagaggagggtgaaG AGGAGAAACCAAAGGAGAATGCTGGAGAGGAGAACACAGAAGAGAAGAAACCCAAAGATGACTCTCCCAGACCGCGTCCTCTCCACAGAACCTGCTCTCTGTTCATGAGGAGCATCGCCCCGACCATTTCCAAAGCTGAGATTATTGCT cttTGCCGGCGATACCCTGGCTTTCTGCGTGTTTGCTTGTCTGACCCCCATCCAGAGCGCAG GTTTTTTAGACGTTGCTGGGTGACTTTTGACCGTAGCGTCAACATCAAAGAGGTTTGCTGGAACCTTCAGAATATTCGT CTGCGAGACTGTGAACTGGCTCCAGGGGTAAATAGGGACCTGGCCCGGAGGGTGCGTAATATTAATGGCATCACTCAGCATAAGCAGGTGCTCCGCAACGACATCAAGCTGGCTGCCAAGCTCATTCATGCCTTGGATGATAAAGGAGACCTGTGGAGCAGCAAGTCCCAGGAAGAGACTACAGAG TTGCCGGCGCAGAACCCCATCTTGAAGAATATCACAGATTACCTGATAGAGGAGGTGagtgctgaggaggaggagctccTGGGCTCCGGGAGTGGGATGGATCCTGAGGAGAACACTAAGGAAGGAAACCCTGCAGAGACGACTGTGGAGAGGGATGACAAACTAGCCAAG GTTTTGGATCGTCTGATCTTGTATCTGCGTATCGTGCATTCAATCGACTACTACAACACCTGTGAATACCCCAGTGAGGATGAGATGCCCAATCGCTGTGGCATGATCCACGTTCGTGGACCCATCCCTCCGAACCGCATCACACATGGAGAAG TGCAACAATGGCAGaagatgatggaggagaagctgagTCCTTTGTTTAGCTTAAAAGAAATCCTGTCTGAGGAGGAGGCGAGGAAAATGGGTCGCAAGGATCCcgaggaggaggtggaaaagTTTGTAAATGCCAACACTCAAGAGCTGGGGAAGGACAAATGGCTCTGCCCACTGAGTGGCAAGAAATTCAAG GGCCCAGAGTTTGTGCGGAAGCACATCCTGAACAAACACGGGGACAAAATTGAAGAAGTGAAAAAGGAAGTAGTGTTCTTTAACAATTTTCTGATGGATGCCAAGAGACCGTCGCTTCCAGAGATGAaacttcctcctcttccaggCCCAG GTTTGCTGTCCCCCACCATGCCATTTCCTCCTCAAGGTCCTCAGGGTCCAATGGCCTTTGGACAGCCTCGTCCACCACTGATGGGCTACGGTG CAGGTGGACCTCCTTACCCTCCCAACCAATatggaggaggcagaggcaaCTACGACAACTTCCGCGGACAAGGTGGCTACCTGGGAAAGCCACGCAACCTCAGGTGA
- the srrt gene encoding serrate RNA effector molecule homolog isoform X4, whose translation MGDSDDEYDRRRRDKFRRERSDYDRSREREDRRRDDWNDREWDRGRERRSRGEYRDYDRGRRERFTPPRHDMSPQQKRMRRDWDDHGGDPYRGGYDLGYGGGGGPSFGPPQHWGHPDLHLMQPHHGIPIQARLGNIHDMDLGPPPPIMKSFKEFLLSLDDSVDETEAVKRYNEYKIDFRRQQMQDFFLAHKDEEWFRSKYHPDEASRLKAEAHGALRNRLNVFVFLMENNWFDNVSLDIEQTPAIIKVLDAAVIKMEGGTDHDLRILDLPSEEEEEREKSASVSGGPEPPKREDLKTLDGDRKPSVEKDKNDKEESDSASTERAAATEGEDVKDEAEKEAAKEGTPEPKKPRRKRKRSGDSDDEGSASESDSDSDSDSNSNCSDKPVKKEEVEDKDEEEEEEGEEEKPKENAGEENTEEKKPKDDSPRPRPLHRTCSLFMRSIAPTISKAEIIALCRRYPGFLRVCLSDPHPERRFFRRCWVTFDRSVNIKEVCWNLQNIRLRDCELAPGVNRDLARRVRNINGITQHKQVLRNDIKLAAKLIHALDDKGDLWSSKSQEETTELPAQNPILKNITDYLIEEVSAEEEELLGSGSGMDPEENTKEGNPAETTVERDDKLAKVLDRLILYLRIVHSIDYYNTCEYPSEDEMPNRCGMIHVRGPIPPNRITHGEVQQWQKMMEEKLSPLFSLKEILSEEEARKMGRKDPEEEVEKFVNANTQELGKDKWLCPLSGKKFKGPEFVRKHILNKHGDKIEEVKKEVVFFNNFLMDAKRPSLPEMKLPPLPGPGLLSPTMPFPPQGPQGPMAFGQPRPPLMGYGGGPPYPPNQYGGGRGNYDNFRGQGGYLGKPRNLR comes from the exons ATGGGAGACAGTGATGATGAGTACGATCGCAGGAGGAGGGACAAATTCAGACGGGAGAGAAGTGACTATGACCGttcaagagagagagaagacagacgcAGAGATGACTGGAATGACAG AGAGTGGGACAGGGGCAGGGAACGGCGTAGCCGAGGAGAGTATCGGGATTATGACAGAGGTCGTAGGGAGAGATTCACCCCGCCCAGGCATGATATGAGTCCTCAGCAAAAGCGCATGAGAAGAGACTG GGATGACCATGGTGGAGATCCTTACCGTGGGGGATACGACTTGGGTtatggtggtggaggagggcCCAGCTTTGGCCCACCGCAGCATTGGGGCCATCCTGATCTGCACCTCATGCAGCCTCATCATGGCATCCCCATTCAGGCGAG GCTCGGTAACATCCATGACATGGATTTAGGTCCACCCCCTCCCATAATGAAGAGCTTTAAGGAGTTCCTGTTGTCCTTGGATGATTCTGTGGATGAGACCGAGGCagtcaagcgctacaatgagtACAAGATCGACTTCCGTCGGCAGCAGATGCAGGACTTCTTTTTGGCTCATAAAGATGAAGAGTG GTTCAGGTCCAAGTATCACCCAGATGAGGCCAGCCGACTAAAGGCAGAGGCCCATGGTGCCCTGCGCAACCGTCTGAATGTCTTTGTGTTCCTGATGGAAAACAACTGGTTTGATAATGTCTCACTGGACATTGAACAGACACCAGCCATCATCAAGGTTCTGGATGCAG CTGTGataaagatggagggagggacggATCATGATCTTCGCATCTTGGACCTGCCatctgaagaggaggaagaaagggaGAAGTCGGCATCTGTTTCAGGGGGCCCTGAACCTCCGAAGAGAGAAGACCTCAAAACTTTGGACGGAGACCGCAAACCGTCAGTagagaaagacaaaaatgaTAAG GAGGAGAGTGACTCTGCCAGCACAGAAAGAGCTGCTGCAACAGAAGGGGAGGATGTGAAAGATGAGGCAGAGAAAGAAGCTGCCAAAGAAGGAACGCCTGAACCCAAGAAA CCGAGAAGAAAGAGGAAGCGCAGCGGAGACAGCGATGATGAAGGCAGCGCCTCAGAGAGCGACAGCGATTCAGACTCTGACTCAAATTCCAACTGCTCTGACAAACCTGTGAAGAAGGAAGAGGTAGAAGAcaaagatgaggaagaggaagaggagggtgaaG AGGAGAAACCAAAGGAGAATGCTGGAGAGGAGAACACAGAAGAGAAGAAACCCAAAGATGACTCTCCCAGACCGCGTCCTCTCCACAGAACCTGCTCTCTGTTCATGAGGAGCATCGCCCCGACCATTTCCAAAGCTGAGATTATTGCT cttTGCCGGCGATACCCTGGCTTTCTGCGTGTTTGCTTGTCTGACCCCCATCCAGAGCGCAG GTTTTTTAGACGTTGCTGGGTGACTTTTGACCGTAGCGTCAACATCAAAGAGGTTTGCTGGAACCTTCAGAATATTCGT CTGCGAGACTGTGAACTGGCTCCAGGGGTAAATAGGGACCTGGCCCGGAGGGTGCGTAATATTAATGGCATCACTCAGCATAAGCAGGTGCTCCGCAACGACATCAAGCTGGCTGCCAAGCTCATTCATGCCTTGGATGATAAAGGAGACCTGTGGAGCAGCAAGTCCCAGGAAGAGACTACAGAG TTGCCGGCGCAGAACCCCATCTTGAAGAATATCACAGATTACCTGATAGAGGAGGTGagtgctgaggaggaggagctccTGGGCTCCGGGAGTGGGATGGATCCTGAGGAGAACACTAAGGAAGGAAACCCTGCAGAGACGACTGTGGAGAGGGATGACAAACTAGCCAAG GTTTTGGATCGTCTGATCTTGTATCTGCGTATCGTGCATTCAATCGACTACTACAACACCTGTGAATACCCCAGTGAGGATGAGATGCCCAATCGCTGTGGCATGATCCACGTTCGTGGACCCATCCCTCCGAACCGCATCACACATGGAGAAG TGCAACAATGGCAGaagatgatggaggagaagctgagTCCTTTGTTTAGCTTAAAAGAAATCCTGTCTGAGGAGGAGGCGAGGAAAATGGGTCGCAAGGATCCcgaggaggaggtggaaaagTTTGTAAATGCCAACACTCAAGAGCTGGGGAAGGACAAATGGCTCTGCCCACTGAGTGGCAAGAAATTCAAG GGCCCAGAGTTTGTGCGGAAGCACATCCTGAACAAACACGGGGACAAAATTGAAGAAGTGAAAAAGGAAGTAGTGTTCTTTAACAATTTTCTGATGGATGCCAAGAGACCGTCGCTTCCAGAGATGAaacttcctcctcttccaggCCCAG GTTTGCTGTCCCCCACCATGCCATTTCCTCCTCAAGGTCCTCAGGGTCCAATGGCCTTTGGACAGCCTCGTCCACCACTGATGGGCTACGGTG GTGGACCTCCTTACCCTCCCAACCAATatggaggaggcagaggcaaCTACGACAACTTCCGCGGACAAGGTGGCTACCTGGGAAAGCCACGCAACCTCAGGTGA